A genomic segment from Ptychodera flava strain L36383 chromosome 8, AS_Pfla_20210202, whole genome shotgun sequence encodes:
- the LOC139139354 gene encoding mitochondrial import inner membrane translocase subunit Tim29-like yields MAALLSVCMRRVSSRHCRLLHSRVSEQKKGFFRRTVAKGVDFIKLLLSDYKAVAMDTVSDIKERPIKASFYISVLGVFGYAFYSNPDYDSFDVEVVKASNELLQLGHIVRNPESDQHLQNILRWRNQGILRRWNLVFFSLMWTDNYNQECVSFEAQCKHLKPRWLNFQDRIVDIGVFGRWYVMKKKMTDYDINPAEFDGDKLKNSSPWQLPGSQL; encoded by the exons ATGGCTGCTCTTCTCAGCGTGTGCATGCGAAGGGTTAGCAGCAGGCACTGCCGACTGCTTCATTCCAGGGTATCCgagcagaaaaaaggttttTTTAGACGGACTGTTGCCAAAGGCG TTGACTTCATCAAGCTATTACTGAGTGATTATAAAGCCGTTGCCATGGATACTGTATCTGATATCAAGGAACGTCCAATCAAAGCAAGCTTCTACATTTCTGTACTGGGTGTCTTTGGCTATGCATTCTATAGCAATCCTGACTATGACTCATTTGATGTAGAAGTAGTGAAAGCCTCAAATGAACTGCTTCAGTTAGGTCATATTGTGAGAAATCCAGAATCAGATCAACATTTACAGAATATTCTGAGATGGCGAAACCAGGGAATTCTCAGAAGATGGaatcttgttttcttttcactAATGTGGACTGACAACTACAACCAAGAATGTGTTTCCTTTGAGGCACAGTGCAAACATCTAAAACCAAGATGGTTGAACTTTCAAGATAGGATTGTTGACATTGGCGTATTTGGAAGGTGGTATGTTATGAAAAAGAAGATGACAGATTATGATATAAACCCTGCAGAATTTGATGGTGATAAATTGAAAAACTCTAGTCCATGGCAACTACCTGGTTCACAGTTATGA